One region of Pogoniulus pusillus isolate bPogPus1 chromosome 19, bPogPus1.pri, whole genome shotgun sequence genomic DNA includes:
- the RAB9B gene encoding ras-related protein Rab-9B gives MSGKSLLLKVILLGDGGVGKSSLMNRYVTNKFDSQAFHTIGVEFLNRDLEVDGRFVTLQIWDTAGQERFKSLRTPFYRGADCCLLTFSVDDRQSFENLSNWQKEFVYYADVKDPERFPFVVLGNKIDKLERQVSTEEAQAWCMENGNYPYLETSAKDDTNVAVAFEEAVRQVLAVEEQLEHCMLGHTIDLHSSSKSGSSCC, from the coding sequence ATGAGTGGGAAGTCCTTGCTCTTAAAAGTCATTCTGCTTGGGGATGGTGGAGTTGGGAAGAGTTCCCTCATGAACCGCTATGTCACCAACAAGTTTGACTCCCAGGCTTTCCACACGATTGGTGTGGAGTTCTTAAACCGGGACCTGGAGGTGGATGGACGTTTTGTGACCCTCCAGATCTGGGACACTGCGGGACAGGAGAGATTCAAGAGCCTGCGAACCCCTTTTTACAGGGGAGcagactgctgcctgctgacctTCAGTGTGGATGACCGGCAGAGCTTTGAGAACCTCAGTAACTGGCAGAAGGAGTTTGTCTATTATGCTGATGTGAAGGACCCCGAACGCTTTCCATTTGTAGTCCTGGGCAACAAGATAGACAAACTGGAGAGACAAGTGAGCACGGAGGAGGCCCAGGCCTGGTGCATGGAAAATGGTAACTATCCATACCTGGAGACTAGTGCCAAGGATGACACCAATGTGGCAGTGGCCTTTGAGGAGGCTGTGCGACAGGTGCTGGCAGTGGAGGAGCAGCTAGAGCACTGCATGCTGGGCCACACCATTGACCTGCACTCCAGCTCCAAGTCAGGCTCTTCCTGTTGttag